The Hippoglossus hippoglossus isolate fHipHip1 chromosome 21, fHipHip1.pri, whole genome shotgun sequence genome contains a region encoding:
- the LOC117754543 gene encoding probable phospholipid-transporting ATPase IH isoform X3: MDFTLLRNIIRRYCVGEENWVDSRTVYIGHKEPPPGAEAYIPQRYPDNRIVSSKYTFWNFVPKNLFEQFRRIANFYFLVIFLVQLIIDTPTSPVTSGLPLFFVITVTAIKQGYEDWLRHKADCSINECPVDMVQQGKVVRTQSHKLRVGDIVVVREDETFPCDLILLSASRQDGTCFVTTTSLDGESSHKTYYAVPDTMAFRTEQEVDSLHATIECEQPQPDLYKFVGRINIYKDNEEPVARPLGAENLLLRGATLKNTQRIYAVAVYTGMETKMALNYQSKSQKRSAVEKSMNAFLIVYLCILISKAVINTVLKYAWQWSPDRDEPWYNHRTENERQRPVVIRAFTDFLAFMVLFNYIIPVSMYVTVEMQKFLGSYFITWDEEMFDDELGEGAQVNTSDLNEELGQVEYVFTDKTGTLTENNMEFIECCVDGNVYVPHAICNGQILSAASSIDMIDSSPGGYRREHEDLFFRAMCLCHTVQVKEEETVDGIKRGIHQGRPTSFYISSSPDEVALVEGMKRLGYTYLRLKDNYMEILNKDDEIERFQLLHVLNFDSVRRRMSVIVKSSSGEYLLFCKGADSSIFPRVVSGKVEQVKARVEQNAVEGLRTLCVAYRRLSESEYEEACHHLTDAKLALQDREQKLAQAYDIIERDFVLLGATAVEDRLQEKAADTIESLHKAGMKVWVLTGDKMETAAATCYASKLFRRSTQILELTKKRTEEQSLHDVLFELNRTVLRQRSISGLSVDCIDFGLIIDGATLSAVLKPNQEGAGNGNYREIFLDICRNCSAVLCCRMAPLQKAQIVKLIKASKEHPITLAIGDGANDVSMILEAHVGIGIMGKEGRQAARNSDYAIPKFKHLKKMLLVHGHFYYIRIAELVQYFFYKNVCFIFPQFLYQFFCGFSQQPLYDTAYLTLYNISFTSLPILLYSLVEQHVSMETLKRDPSLYRDIAKNSLLRWPVFLYWTCLGVFDAVIFFFGAYFLFDNTTFTSNGQLMTTNTQMMFGNWTFGTLVFTVLVFTVTIKLALDTHHWTWINHFVIWGSLLFYVIFSLLWGGIIWPFLNYQRMYYVFMQMLSSGPAWLSIILLITVSLLPDVIKKVLCRAMCPTATERAQKVRTALKGCVAPGPAAPGGASEQESLRPNRTREGDSGDKAARTYDSMMSHSISLDKP, from the exons ATGGATTTCACTCTGCTCCGGAATATCATCCGCAGATAC TGTGTGGGGGAGGAGAACTGGGTGGACAGCCGGACAGTGTACATCGGACATAAAGAACCCCCTCCGGGAGCTGAGGCCTACATCCCTCAGCGTTACCCCGACAACCGCATTGTCTCCTCCAAG TACACCTTCTGGAACTTCGTTCCCAAGAACCTGTTTGAGCAGTTCAGAAGAATCGCTAACTTCTACTTCTTGGTCATATTTCTGGTCCAG CTTATCATCGACACCCCCACCAGCCCAGTCACCAGCGGCCTGCCCCTCTTCTTTGTTATCACTGTCACCGCCATAAAACAG GGCTATGAGGACTGGCTCAGACACAAAGCTGACTGCTCTATAAACGAGTGTCCGGTGGACATGGTGCAGCAGGGGAAGGTGGTGAGGACGCAGAGTCACAAGCTACGG GTGGGGGACATCGTTGTGGTGAGGGAGGACGAGACTTTTCCCTGTGACCTCATCCTTCTCTCCGCCAGTCGTCAGGATGGGACCTGCTtcgtcaccaccaccagcctggACGGGGAGTCCAGTCACAAG ACCTATTATGCCGTACCAGATACCATGGCCTTTAGAACGGAGCAGGAGGTGGATTCGCTACATGCCACCATTGAATGTGAACAACCGCAGCCTGACCTCTACAA ATTTGTGGGACGCATCAATATTTACAAGGACAATGAAGAGCCCGTGGCTCG ACCACTCGGAGCTGAGAACTTGCTCCTTAGAGGGGCgacactgaaaaacacacaacgcATTTAtg ctgtTGCAGTCTACACTGGCATGGAGACGAAGATGGCGCTTAATTACCAGTCTAAATCTCAAAAGCGCTCCGCTGTAGAAAA GTCGATGAATGCCTTCCTGATAGTGTATCTGTGCATCTTGATCAGTAAAGCGGTGATCAACACTGTTTTGAAATACGCGTGGCAGTGGTCTCCCGACCGAGATGAGCCCTGGTACAACCACAGGACTGAGAATGAGCGGCAGCGGCCCGTG GTGATCCGAGCGTTCACAGACTTCCTGGCTTTCATGGTCTTGTTTAACTACATCATCCCGGTCTCCATGTACGTGACGGTGGAGATGCAGAAATTCCTCGGCTCCTACTTCATCACGTGGGATGAGGAGATGTTTGATGACGAGCTGGGAGAGGGAGCTCAGGTCAACACCTCCGACCTGAACGAAGAGCTGGGacag gTGGAGTATGTGTTCACTGATAAGACCGGCACTCTGACTGAGAACAACATGGAGTTTATTGAATGCTGTGTTGATGGGAACGTCTACGTCCCGCACGCCATCTGCAACGGACAAATCCTCAGCGCTGCGTCAAGTATAGACATGATCGATTCCTCACCTGGAGGATACAGgaga gAACACGAGGATCTGTTTTTCCGGGCGATGTGTCTGTGCCACACGGTccaggtgaaggaggaggagacggtggATGGTATCAAGAGAGGCATTCACCAGGGCAGGCCCACCTCCTTCTACATCTCCTCCTCACCGGATGAGGTGGCTCTGGTGGAAGGAATGAAGAG GCTGGGTTACACCTATCTAAGACTGAAAGACAACTACATGGAGATCCTCAACAAAGATGATGAGATTGAAAG GTTTCAGCTGCTCCATGTCCTGAACTTTGACTCTGTCAGAAGGAGAATGAGTGTCATTGTCAAGTCAAGCTCAG GAGAATACCTGCTCTTCTGTAAGGGCGCAGACTCGTCCATTTTCCCCCGGGTGGTGTCTGGGAAGGTGGAGCAAGTGAAAGCTCGGGTGGAGCAGAACGCTGTA GAGGGGCTGCGGACTCTGTGCGTCGCCTACCGACGGCTGTCGGAGTCAGAATACGAGGAGGCGTGTCATCACCTGACCGATGCCAAGCTGGCCCTGCAGGACAGGGAGCAGAAGCTGGCGCAGGCCTATGACATCATCGAGAGGGACTTTGTGCTTCTGGGTGCTACAGCGGTGGAGGACAG GCTCCAGGAGAAAGCTGCAGATACCATAGAGTCCCTGCACAAGGCCGGCATGAAGGTTTGGGTCCTGACGGGAGACAAGATGGAGACGGCGGCGGCTACCTGCTACGCCAGTAAACTGTTTCGTCGAAGCACACAGATCCTGGAGCTGACAAAGAAAcgcacagaggagcagagtctgcACGACGTTCTGTTCGAGCTGAACAGGACCGTCCTCAGACAACGCTCGATTTCTGG GTTGTCAGTCGACTGCATCGACTTTGGTCTGATCATCGACGGGGCCACTCTGTCTGCGGTATTAAAGCCGAACCAGGAGGGCGCCGGCAACGGCAACTACAGAGAGATCTTTCTGGACATCTGTCGCAACTGTAGCGCCGTGCTCTGCTGTCGCATGGCACCGCTGCAGAAAGCACAG ATTGTGAAGTTAATAAAAGCTTCCAAGGAGCATCCCATAACCCTTGCCATTGGCGATGGAGCCAACGATGTCAGCATGATCCTGGAAGCGCATGTGGGCATTG GTATCATGGGTAAAGAGGGCCGACAGGCAGCAAGGAACAGTGACTATGCCATCCCGAAATTTAAACACCTGAAGAAGATGTTACTCGTCCATGGTCACTTCTACTACATTCGAATTGCTGAGCTTGTTCAGTACTTCTTCTACAAG AATGTTTGCTTCATCTTCCCTCAGTTCCTGTATCAGTTCTTCTGTGGCTTCTCCCAACAG CCCCTGTACGACACCGCCTATTTAACTTTGTACAACATCAGCTTCACCTCCCTCCCGATCCTCCTCTACAGCCTGGTTGAGCAGCACGTCAGCATGGAGACACTCAAGCGGGATCCCTCCTTGTACAG GGACATAGCCAAGAACTCCCTCCTCCGCTGGCCCGTCTTCCTGTACTGGACGTGCCTGGGTGTGTTTGACGCTGTTATCTTCTTCTTTGGTGcctacttcctgtttgacaaCACCACCTTCACCAGCAACGGCCAG CTTATGACCACCAACACACAGATG atGTTTGGGAACTGGACCTTCGGGACTCTTGTCTTCACTGTGCTCGTGTTCACCGTTACGATCAAG cttGCCTTGGACACACACCACTGGACCTGGATCAATCACTTTGTCATCTGGGGGTCGCTACTTTTCTACgttattttctctcttctctgggGAGGCATCATTTG GCCGTTCCTGAACTACCAGAGGATGTACTACGTTTTCATGCAGATGTTGTCCAGTGGCCCAGCCTGGCTCAGTATCATCCTACTTATCACGGTCAGCTTGTTGCCAGATGTCATCAAGAAGGTCCTCTGCAGGGCCATGTGTCCCACAGCCACCGAACGTGCACAG AAGGTAAGAACAGCCCTGAAGGGTTGTGTGGCTCCTGGCCCTGCTGCTCCAGGGGGCGCCAGTGAGCAGGAATCGCTCCGCCCTAATAGGACCCGTGagggagacagtggagacaaaGCTGCTAGGACCTATGACTCCATGATGTCACACAGCATCTCGCTCGACAAACCCTAg
- the LOC117754543 gene encoding probable phospholipid-transporting ATPase IH isoform X4 yields MDFTLLRNIIRRYCVGEENWVDSRTVYIGHKEPPPGAEAYIPQRYPDNRIVSSKYTFWNFVPKNLFEQFRRIANFYFLVIFLVQLIIDTPTSPVTSGLPLFFVITVTAIKQGYEDWLRHKADCSINECPVDMVQQGKVVRTQSHKLRVGDIVVVREDETFPCDLILLSASRQDGTCFVTTTSLDGESSHKTYYAVPDTMAFRTEQEVDSLHATIECEQPQPDLYKFVGRINIYKDNEEPVARPLGAENLLLRGATLKNTQRIYAVAVYTGMETKMALNYQSKSQKRSAVEKSMNAFLIVYLCILISKAVINTVLKYAWQWSPDRDEPWYNHRTENERQRPVVIRAFTDFLAFMVLFNYIIPVSMYVTVEMQKFLGSYFITWDEEMFDDELGEGAQVNTSDLNEELGQVEYVFTDKTGTLTENNMEFIECCVDGNVYVPHAICNGQILSAASSIDMIDSSPGGYRREHEDLFFRAMCLCHTVQVKEEETVDGIKRGIHQGRPTSFYISSSPDEVALVEGMKRLGYTYLRLKDNYMEILNKDDEIERFQLLHVLNFDSVRRRMSVIVKSSSGEYLLFCKGADSSIFPRVVSGKVEQVKARVEQNAVEGLRTLCVAYRRLSESEYEEACHHLTDAKLALQDREQKLAQAYDIIERDFVLLGATAVEDRLQEKAADTIESLHKAGMKVWVLTGDKMETAAATCYASKLFRRSTQILELTKKRTEEQSLHDVLFELNRTVLRQRSISGLSVDCIDFGLIIDGATLSAVLKPNQEGAGNGNYREIFLDICRNCSAVLCCRMAPLQKAQIVKLIKASKEHPITLAIGDGANDVSMILEAHVGIGIMGKEGRQAARNSDYAIPKFKHLKKMLLVHGHFYYIRIAELVQYFFYKNVCFIFPQFLYQFFCGFSQQPLYDTAYLTLYNISFTSLPILLYSLVEQHVSMETLKRDPSLYRDIAKNSLLRWPVFLYWTCLGVFDAVIFFFGAYFLFDNTTFTSNGQLMTTNTQMMFGNWTFGTLVFTVLVFTVTIKLALDTHHWTWINHFVIWGSLLFYVIFSLLWGGIIWPFLNYQRMYYVFMQMLSSGPAWLSIILLITVSLLPDVIKKVLCRAMCPTATERAQSPRPCLTVEPSTIFMLSQSSSRMSF; encoded by the exons ATGGATTTCACTCTGCTCCGGAATATCATCCGCAGATAC TGTGTGGGGGAGGAGAACTGGGTGGACAGCCGGACAGTGTACATCGGACATAAAGAACCCCCTCCGGGAGCTGAGGCCTACATCCCTCAGCGTTACCCCGACAACCGCATTGTCTCCTCCAAG TACACCTTCTGGAACTTCGTTCCCAAGAACCTGTTTGAGCAGTTCAGAAGAATCGCTAACTTCTACTTCTTGGTCATATTTCTGGTCCAG CTTATCATCGACACCCCCACCAGCCCAGTCACCAGCGGCCTGCCCCTCTTCTTTGTTATCACTGTCACCGCCATAAAACAG GGCTATGAGGACTGGCTCAGACACAAAGCTGACTGCTCTATAAACGAGTGTCCGGTGGACATGGTGCAGCAGGGGAAGGTGGTGAGGACGCAGAGTCACAAGCTACGG GTGGGGGACATCGTTGTGGTGAGGGAGGACGAGACTTTTCCCTGTGACCTCATCCTTCTCTCCGCCAGTCGTCAGGATGGGACCTGCTtcgtcaccaccaccagcctggACGGGGAGTCCAGTCACAAG ACCTATTATGCCGTACCAGATACCATGGCCTTTAGAACGGAGCAGGAGGTGGATTCGCTACATGCCACCATTGAATGTGAACAACCGCAGCCTGACCTCTACAA ATTTGTGGGACGCATCAATATTTACAAGGACAATGAAGAGCCCGTGGCTCG ACCACTCGGAGCTGAGAACTTGCTCCTTAGAGGGGCgacactgaaaaacacacaacgcATTTAtg ctgtTGCAGTCTACACTGGCATGGAGACGAAGATGGCGCTTAATTACCAGTCTAAATCTCAAAAGCGCTCCGCTGTAGAAAA GTCGATGAATGCCTTCCTGATAGTGTATCTGTGCATCTTGATCAGTAAAGCGGTGATCAACACTGTTTTGAAATACGCGTGGCAGTGGTCTCCCGACCGAGATGAGCCCTGGTACAACCACAGGACTGAGAATGAGCGGCAGCGGCCCGTG GTGATCCGAGCGTTCACAGACTTCCTGGCTTTCATGGTCTTGTTTAACTACATCATCCCGGTCTCCATGTACGTGACGGTGGAGATGCAGAAATTCCTCGGCTCCTACTTCATCACGTGGGATGAGGAGATGTTTGATGACGAGCTGGGAGAGGGAGCTCAGGTCAACACCTCCGACCTGAACGAAGAGCTGGGacag gTGGAGTATGTGTTCACTGATAAGACCGGCACTCTGACTGAGAACAACATGGAGTTTATTGAATGCTGTGTTGATGGGAACGTCTACGTCCCGCACGCCATCTGCAACGGACAAATCCTCAGCGCTGCGTCAAGTATAGACATGATCGATTCCTCACCTGGAGGATACAGgaga gAACACGAGGATCTGTTTTTCCGGGCGATGTGTCTGTGCCACACGGTccaggtgaaggaggaggagacggtggATGGTATCAAGAGAGGCATTCACCAGGGCAGGCCCACCTCCTTCTACATCTCCTCCTCACCGGATGAGGTGGCTCTGGTGGAAGGAATGAAGAG GCTGGGTTACACCTATCTAAGACTGAAAGACAACTACATGGAGATCCTCAACAAAGATGATGAGATTGAAAG GTTTCAGCTGCTCCATGTCCTGAACTTTGACTCTGTCAGAAGGAGAATGAGTGTCATTGTCAAGTCAAGCTCAG GAGAATACCTGCTCTTCTGTAAGGGCGCAGACTCGTCCATTTTCCCCCGGGTGGTGTCTGGGAAGGTGGAGCAAGTGAAAGCTCGGGTGGAGCAGAACGCTGTA GAGGGGCTGCGGACTCTGTGCGTCGCCTACCGACGGCTGTCGGAGTCAGAATACGAGGAGGCGTGTCATCACCTGACCGATGCCAAGCTGGCCCTGCAGGACAGGGAGCAGAAGCTGGCGCAGGCCTATGACATCATCGAGAGGGACTTTGTGCTTCTGGGTGCTACAGCGGTGGAGGACAG GCTCCAGGAGAAAGCTGCAGATACCATAGAGTCCCTGCACAAGGCCGGCATGAAGGTTTGGGTCCTGACGGGAGACAAGATGGAGACGGCGGCGGCTACCTGCTACGCCAGTAAACTGTTTCGTCGAAGCACACAGATCCTGGAGCTGACAAAGAAAcgcacagaggagcagagtctgcACGACGTTCTGTTCGAGCTGAACAGGACCGTCCTCAGACAACGCTCGATTTCTGG GTTGTCAGTCGACTGCATCGACTTTGGTCTGATCATCGACGGGGCCACTCTGTCTGCGGTATTAAAGCCGAACCAGGAGGGCGCCGGCAACGGCAACTACAGAGAGATCTTTCTGGACATCTGTCGCAACTGTAGCGCCGTGCTCTGCTGTCGCATGGCACCGCTGCAGAAAGCACAG ATTGTGAAGTTAATAAAAGCTTCCAAGGAGCATCCCATAACCCTTGCCATTGGCGATGGAGCCAACGATGTCAGCATGATCCTGGAAGCGCATGTGGGCATTG GTATCATGGGTAAAGAGGGCCGACAGGCAGCAAGGAACAGTGACTATGCCATCCCGAAATTTAAACACCTGAAGAAGATGTTACTCGTCCATGGTCACTTCTACTACATTCGAATTGCTGAGCTTGTTCAGTACTTCTTCTACAAG AATGTTTGCTTCATCTTCCCTCAGTTCCTGTATCAGTTCTTCTGTGGCTTCTCCCAACAG CCCCTGTACGACACCGCCTATTTAACTTTGTACAACATCAGCTTCACCTCCCTCCCGATCCTCCTCTACAGCCTGGTTGAGCAGCACGTCAGCATGGAGACACTCAAGCGGGATCCCTCCTTGTACAG GGACATAGCCAAGAACTCCCTCCTCCGCTGGCCCGTCTTCCTGTACTGGACGTGCCTGGGTGTGTTTGACGCTGTTATCTTCTTCTTTGGTGcctacttcctgtttgacaaCACCACCTTCACCAGCAACGGCCAG CTTATGACCACCAACACACAGATG atGTTTGGGAACTGGACCTTCGGGACTCTTGTCTTCACTGTGCTCGTGTTCACCGTTACGATCAAG cttGCCTTGGACACACACCACTGGACCTGGATCAATCACTTTGTCATCTGGGGGTCGCTACTTTTCTACgttattttctctcttctctgggGAGGCATCATTTG GCCGTTCCTGAACTACCAGAGGATGTACTACGTTTTCATGCAGATGTTGTCCAGTGGCCCAGCCTGGCTCAGTATCATCCTACTTATCACGGTCAGCTTGTTGCCAGATGTCATCAAGAAGGTCCTCTGCAGGGCCATGTGTCCCACAGCCACCGAACGTGCACAG TCCCCTCGCCCGTGCCTTACTGTGGAGCCGTCCACCATCTTCATGCTTTCTCAGTCCTCCAGCAGAATGAGTTTCTAA
- the LOC117754543 gene encoding probable phospholipid-transporting ATPase IH isoform X5, translating to MDFTLLRNIIRRYCVGEENWVDSRTVYIGHKEPPPGAEAYIPQRYPDNRIVSSKYTFWNFVPKNLFEQFRRIANFYFLVIFLVQLIIDTPTSPVTSGLPLFFVITVTAIKQGYEDWLRHKADCSINECPVDMVQQGKVVRTQSHKLRVGDIVVVREDETFPCDLILLSASRQDGTCFVTTTSLDGESSHKTYYAVPDTMAFRTEQEVDSLHATIECEQPQPDLYKFVGRINIYKDNEEPVARPLGAENLLLRGATLKNTQRIYAVAVYTGMETKMALNYQSKSQKRSAVEKSMNAFLIVYLCILISKAVINTVLKYAWQWSPDRDEPWYNHRTENERQRPVVIRAFTDFLAFMVLFNYIIPVSMYVTVEMQKFLGSYFITWDEEMFDDELGEGAQVNTSDLNEELGQVEYVFTDKTGTLTENNMEFIECCVDGNVYVPHAICNGQILSAASSIDMIDSSPGGYRREHEDLFFRAMCLCHTVQVKEEETVDGIKRGIHQGRPTSFYISSSPDEVALVEGMKRLGYTYLRLKDNYMEILNKDDEIERFQLLHVLNFDSVRRRMSVIVKSSSGEYLLFCKGADSSIFPRVVSGKVEQVKARVEQNAVEGLRTLCVAYRRLSESEYEEACHHLTDAKLALQDREQKLAQAYDIIERDFVLLGATAVEDRLQEKAADTIESLHKAGMKVWVLTGDKMETAAATCYASKLFRRSTQILELTKKRTEEQSLHDVLFELNRTVLRQRSISGLSVDCIDFGLIIDGATLSAVLKPNQEGAGNGNYREIFLDICRNCSAVLCCRMAPLQKAQIVKLIKASKEHPITLAIGDGANDVSMILEAHVGIGIMGKEGRQAARNSDYAIPKFKHLKKMLLVHGHFYYIRIAELVQYFFYKNVCFIFPQFLYQFFCGFSQQPLYDTAYLTLYNISFTSLPILLYSLVEQHVSMETLKRDPSLYRDIAKNSLLRWPVFLYWTCLGVFDAVIFFFGAYFLFDNTTFTSNGQMFGNWTFGTLVFTVLVFTVTIKLALDTHHWTWINHFVIWGSLLFYVIFSLLWGGIIWPFLNYQRMYYVFMQMLSSGPAWLSIILLITVSLLPDVIKKVLCRAMCPTATERAQSPRPCLTVEPSTIFMLSQSSSRMSF from the exons ATGGATTTCACTCTGCTCCGGAATATCATCCGCAGATAC TGTGTGGGGGAGGAGAACTGGGTGGACAGCCGGACAGTGTACATCGGACATAAAGAACCCCCTCCGGGAGCTGAGGCCTACATCCCTCAGCGTTACCCCGACAACCGCATTGTCTCCTCCAAG TACACCTTCTGGAACTTCGTTCCCAAGAACCTGTTTGAGCAGTTCAGAAGAATCGCTAACTTCTACTTCTTGGTCATATTTCTGGTCCAG CTTATCATCGACACCCCCACCAGCCCAGTCACCAGCGGCCTGCCCCTCTTCTTTGTTATCACTGTCACCGCCATAAAACAG GGCTATGAGGACTGGCTCAGACACAAAGCTGACTGCTCTATAAACGAGTGTCCGGTGGACATGGTGCAGCAGGGGAAGGTGGTGAGGACGCAGAGTCACAAGCTACGG GTGGGGGACATCGTTGTGGTGAGGGAGGACGAGACTTTTCCCTGTGACCTCATCCTTCTCTCCGCCAGTCGTCAGGATGGGACCTGCTtcgtcaccaccaccagcctggACGGGGAGTCCAGTCACAAG ACCTATTATGCCGTACCAGATACCATGGCCTTTAGAACGGAGCAGGAGGTGGATTCGCTACATGCCACCATTGAATGTGAACAACCGCAGCCTGACCTCTACAA ATTTGTGGGACGCATCAATATTTACAAGGACAATGAAGAGCCCGTGGCTCG ACCACTCGGAGCTGAGAACTTGCTCCTTAGAGGGGCgacactgaaaaacacacaacgcATTTAtg ctgtTGCAGTCTACACTGGCATGGAGACGAAGATGGCGCTTAATTACCAGTCTAAATCTCAAAAGCGCTCCGCTGTAGAAAA GTCGATGAATGCCTTCCTGATAGTGTATCTGTGCATCTTGATCAGTAAAGCGGTGATCAACACTGTTTTGAAATACGCGTGGCAGTGGTCTCCCGACCGAGATGAGCCCTGGTACAACCACAGGACTGAGAATGAGCGGCAGCGGCCCGTG GTGATCCGAGCGTTCACAGACTTCCTGGCTTTCATGGTCTTGTTTAACTACATCATCCCGGTCTCCATGTACGTGACGGTGGAGATGCAGAAATTCCTCGGCTCCTACTTCATCACGTGGGATGAGGAGATGTTTGATGACGAGCTGGGAGAGGGAGCTCAGGTCAACACCTCCGACCTGAACGAAGAGCTGGGacag gTGGAGTATGTGTTCACTGATAAGACCGGCACTCTGACTGAGAACAACATGGAGTTTATTGAATGCTGTGTTGATGGGAACGTCTACGTCCCGCACGCCATCTGCAACGGACAAATCCTCAGCGCTGCGTCAAGTATAGACATGATCGATTCCTCACCTGGAGGATACAGgaga gAACACGAGGATCTGTTTTTCCGGGCGATGTGTCTGTGCCACACGGTccaggtgaaggaggaggagacggtggATGGTATCAAGAGAGGCATTCACCAGGGCAGGCCCACCTCCTTCTACATCTCCTCCTCACCGGATGAGGTGGCTCTGGTGGAAGGAATGAAGAG GCTGGGTTACACCTATCTAAGACTGAAAGACAACTACATGGAGATCCTCAACAAAGATGATGAGATTGAAAG GTTTCAGCTGCTCCATGTCCTGAACTTTGACTCTGTCAGAAGGAGAATGAGTGTCATTGTCAAGTCAAGCTCAG GAGAATACCTGCTCTTCTGTAAGGGCGCAGACTCGTCCATTTTCCCCCGGGTGGTGTCTGGGAAGGTGGAGCAAGTGAAAGCTCGGGTGGAGCAGAACGCTGTA GAGGGGCTGCGGACTCTGTGCGTCGCCTACCGACGGCTGTCGGAGTCAGAATACGAGGAGGCGTGTCATCACCTGACCGATGCCAAGCTGGCCCTGCAGGACAGGGAGCAGAAGCTGGCGCAGGCCTATGACATCATCGAGAGGGACTTTGTGCTTCTGGGTGCTACAGCGGTGGAGGACAG GCTCCAGGAGAAAGCTGCAGATACCATAGAGTCCCTGCACAAGGCCGGCATGAAGGTTTGGGTCCTGACGGGAGACAAGATGGAGACGGCGGCGGCTACCTGCTACGCCAGTAAACTGTTTCGTCGAAGCACACAGATCCTGGAGCTGACAAAGAAAcgcacagaggagcagagtctgcACGACGTTCTGTTCGAGCTGAACAGGACCGTCCTCAGACAACGCTCGATTTCTGG GTTGTCAGTCGACTGCATCGACTTTGGTCTGATCATCGACGGGGCCACTCTGTCTGCGGTATTAAAGCCGAACCAGGAGGGCGCCGGCAACGGCAACTACAGAGAGATCTTTCTGGACATCTGTCGCAACTGTAGCGCCGTGCTCTGCTGTCGCATGGCACCGCTGCAGAAAGCACAG ATTGTGAAGTTAATAAAAGCTTCCAAGGAGCATCCCATAACCCTTGCCATTGGCGATGGAGCCAACGATGTCAGCATGATCCTGGAAGCGCATGTGGGCATTG GTATCATGGGTAAAGAGGGCCGACAGGCAGCAAGGAACAGTGACTATGCCATCCCGAAATTTAAACACCTGAAGAAGATGTTACTCGTCCATGGTCACTTCTACTACATTCGAATTGCTGAGCTTGTTCAGTACTTCTTCTACAAG AATGTTTGCTTCATCTTCCCTCAGTTCCTGTATCAGTTCTTCTGTGGCTTCTCCCAACAG CCCCTGTACGACACCGCCTATTTAACTTTGTACAACATCAGCTTCACCTCCCTCCCGATCCTCCTCTACAGCCTGGTTGAGCAGCACGTCAGCATGGAGACACTCAAGCGGGATCCCTCCTTGTACAG GGACATAGCCAAGAACTCCCTCCTCCGCTGGCCCGTCTTCCTGTACTGGACGTGCCTGGGTGTGTTTGACGCTGTTATCTTCTTCTTTGGTGcctacttcctgtttgacaaCACCACCTTCACCAGCAACGGCCAG atGTTTGGGAACTGGACCTTCGGGACTCTTGTCTTCACTGTGCTCGTGTTCACCGTTACGATCAAG cttGCCTTGGACACACACCACTGGACCTGGATCAATCACTTTGTCATCTGGGGGTCGCTACTTTTCTACgttattttctctcttctctgggGAGGCATCATTTG GCCGTTCCTGAACTACCAGAGGATGTACTACGTTTTCATGCAGATGTTGTCCAGTGGCCCAGCCTGGCTCAGTATCATCCTACTTATCACGGTCAGCTTGTTGCCAGATGTCATCAAGAAGGTCCTCTGCAGGGCCATGTGTCCCACAGCCACCGAACGTGCACAG TCCCCTCGCCCGTGCCTTACTGTGGAGCCGTCCACCATCTTCATGCTTTCTCAGTCCTCCAGCAGAATGAGTTTCTAA